A stretch of the Methylacidiphilum caldifontis genome encodes the following:
- a CDS encoding nucleotidyltransferase family protein, whose product MRALLLSAGYATRLYPLTLNQPKALLTVAGQPIMNHITDKLLELPGLDEIYVVTNHKFYTHFVEWKERYLGKSTRKLVVEILDDGSTTEHNRLGAIGDIQFAIESKKIEDDLLVLASDNLFSSSLLSFVDEAKTKNKPLVGIYNLKDKRLASKYGVVNFDENRKLTYFEEKPENPQTTWVAMALYFFPKTILTAFKTYLKEQQNTDQPGRFIQWLYTKQDVYVWEISGLWFDIGSKEVLEAANQAFG is encoded by the coding sequence ATGCGTGCTTTACTGCTTTCTGCCGGTTATGCAACCAGACTGTATCCTCTTACGTTAAACCAACCCAAGGCCCTTTTAACGGTTGCTGGCCAACCGATCATGAACCACATCACAGATAAGCTCCTTGAACTGCCTGGCCTAGATGAAATTTATGTGGTGACCAATCACAAGTTTTATACCCATTTTGTTGAATGGAAAGAGCGCTACCTAGGAAAATCGACAAGAAAGCTTGTTGTTGAAATACTAGATGATGGCTCAACGACAGAACATAATCGGCTTGGAGCGATTGGAGATATCCAGTTTGCCATAGAGTCCAAGAAAATCGAGGATGACTTGCTTGTTCTTGCCAGCGATAACCTCTTTAGTTCTTCGCTTCTATCTTTTGTGGATGAAGCAAAAACAAAAAATAAACCTCTTGTGGGGATATACAACCTCAAAGATAAAAGGCTAGCTTCGAAATACGGGGTTGTTAATTTTGATGAGAACAGGAAGCTTACTTATTTTGAGGAGAAACCGGAAAATCCTCAAACAACATGGGTTGCCATGGCCCTTTATTTTTTTCCCAAAACGATCTTAACTGCCTTCAAAACTTATCTAAAGGAACAGCAAAATACGGATCAGCCTGGACGGTTTATCCAATGGCTTTATACCAAGCAAGACGTCTATGTCTGGGAAATATCAGGGTTGTGGTTCGATATCGGAAGCAAGGAAGTCCTTGAAGCGGCAAACCAAGCCTTCGGTTAA
- the ptsP gene encoding phosphoenolpyruvate--protein phosphotransferase: MMELKEKAMEGVAASPGFAIGSALILQLEHEIVRQKKILPSEIRAELERFEKAILQTKEDLLKAKASLSSLGLTVEESLFDMQILALEDEMILQAVKEKLERDLVCVEAAYQDIIRSFIAGLNKIGDDEYLRERAIEIRDLAKRVLKKLQGEEGYTPILDSPRILIADLLMLSDLVSLDLRHVAGIVTEDRSRTSHAVILARSQGIPAIVGVPDLLQSITNGQTILVDGSKGILIVNPSAEKIEMMKKQALSCFFYEKKDHEILSQKVQSQDGQKVYVSANIEFPEDIPVMLKSGADGIGLYRTEFLFLKSNRPPTEEEQYQLYRNAAVNAKPNPVIIRTLDLGADKVVAYLPWRWMEENPVLGARGIRISLKEKEMFKTQLRAILRAAVEGNVSVMFPMITDLSEVLATKEIIEQAKEELSTQGIPFGEPQCGIMIETPSSCLIAEHFAQIVDFFSIGSNDLIQYTLAVDRMNNNVEYLYQPFHPSVLLLIRMAADAAIKKNIPISICGEMSSDIYLLPFFLALGIDRLSMGSVFIQRTKRAVQFLDVSKIRGSLEPLWRAKTAQEVFEILKEITRSFLPPIFFKS, from the coding sequence ATGATGGAGCTTAAAGAAAAGGCCATGGAGGGAGTTGCTGCTTCTCCAGGCTTTGCCATTGGTTCTGCTTTGATCTTGCAACTGGAGCACGAAATCGTCCGGCAAAAAAAGATTTTGCCTTCGGAAATTCGTGCTGAACTAGAAAGATTTGAAAAGGCCATTCTGCAAACAAAAGAAGATCTTCTTAAAGCCAAAGCTTCACTGAGTTCCCTTGGATTGACCGTGGAAGAGAGCCTTTTTGATATGCAGATTCTGGCTCTTGAAGATGAAATGATTTTGCAGGCGGTTAAAGAAAAATTGGAACGGGACCTTGTTTGCGTTGAAGCGGCTTACCAGGATATCATCCGTTCATTCATTGCTGGCCTGAACAAGATCGGGGATGATGAATACTTAAGGGAAAGAGCGATTGAAATCAGGGATCTAGCCAAAAGGGTATTGAAAAAACTTCAAGGTGAAGAAGGATATACTCCGATCCTTGATTCTCCTAGAATATTAATAGCCGATTTGCTGATGCTCTCTGACCTGGTATCTCTTGATCTCAGACATGTTGCAGGTATTGTTACCGAAGATAGGAGTAGAACTTCTCATGCGGTCATTTTAGCCAGGTCCCAGGGTATTCCCGCCATTGTTGGTGTACCGGATCTTTTGCAGAGCATAACGAATGGGCAAACAATTCTTGTTGATGGTTCAAAGGGAATTCTAATCGTTAACCCTTCAGCTGAAAAAATAGAAATGATGAAAAAGCAAGCTTTGTCCTGTTTCTTTTACGAAAAAAAAGATCATGAAATCCTCTCTCAAAAAGTACAGTCTCAAGATGGACAAAAAGTGTATGTTTCTGCCAATATCGAGTTTCCAGAGGATATACCGGTTATGCTCAAAAGCGGGGCTGATGGGATTGGACTTTACCGGACGGAGTTCCTTTTCTTGAAATCCAATCGTCCCCCTACGGAGGAAGAGCAGTACCAACTTTATAGAAATGCAGCGGTCAATGCCAAGCCTAACCCGGTTATCATTAGAACCCTGGACTTGGGAGCAGACAAAGTGGTTGCGTATCTTCCCTGGAGATGGATGGAAGAAAATCCGGTTCTAGGAGCAAGGGGTATTCGGATTTCTTTGAAAGAAAAGGAGATGTTTAAAACGCAGTTAAGGGCAATCTTAAGAGCGGCAGTAGAGGGCAATGTATCGGTGATGTTCCCCATGATCACAGATCTCTCCGAGGTGCTCGCCACAAAAGAGATCATTGAGCAAGCAAAAGAGGAACTCTCGACCCAGGGCATTCCCTTTGGAGAGCCTCAGTGTGGGATCATGATTGAAACTCCTTCTTCATGTCTGATTGCAGAACACTTTGCCCAGATAGTCGATTTTTTTAGTATTGGCAGCAATGATCTCATTCAATATACTCTAGCTGTTGATCGAATGAACAATAATGTCGAGTATCTTTATCAACCTTTTCATCCTTCTGTTCTCCTTTTGATTCGAATGGCAGCTGACGCGGCGATAAAGAAAAACATTCCTATTAGTATATGTGGGGAGATGTCTAGCGACATCTACCTTTTACCTTTTTTCCTTGCTTTAGGAATCGATAGACTCAGCATGGGTTCGGTATTCATTCAGAGGACCAAAAGAGCTGTGCAATTCTTGGATGTCAGCAAAATTAGAGGAAGTCTTGAGCCACTGTGGAGAGCAAAGACGGCTCAGGAAGTTTTTGAAATATTAAAAGAGATCACTCGATCTTTTTTACCCCCCATCTTTTTCAAAAGCTAG
- a CDS encoding HPr family phosphocarrier protein, whose product MNAEDRSAEEQKEKFSPVASEVLVQNKLGIHARPAAMFVKIANRYESDIRVEKDGEEVNGKSIMGIMLLAASKGSKLKITATGRDAREAVEALVNLVNNKFGEES is encoded by the coding sequence ATGAATGCAGAAGATCGAAGTGCGGAGGAACAAAAAGAAAAGTTTTCTCCGGTGGCATCCGAAGTGCTTGTTCAAAACAAGTTGGGGATTCATGCAAGGCCTGCAGCAATGTTTGTTAAGATTGCTAACCGGTATGAATCCGATATTAGGGTAGAAAAAGATGGAGAAGAAGTCAATGGAAAGAGCATCATGGGGATCATGCTTTTGGCTGCTAGTAAAGGATCAAAACTAAAAATAACCGCTACGGGTAGGGATGCTCGGGAAGCCGTAGAGGCGCTTGTTAACCTTGTAAATAACAAATTTGGTGAAGAATCCTGA
- the hprK gene encoding HPr(Ser) kinase/phosphatase: MKVQSNSISTKFIPKITIGEFYKQHGELLQLKLIAGKKGFNRLIREGSINRPGLQLSGYLRYFPRQRVQIIGWGEMSYLKSLATEESEQRVRQLFMKKIPCLIISRGMTPPSFIVKQAELLGVPLFVSQLHTMRLINTVTICLEMDFAPRTNEQGSMVDIQGIGVLIKGPSGIGKSECVLSLVERGYSLVADDITTIYCLEGRELVGRAPDLGRFHMEVRGIGIIDVTTLFGLRAIRPEKKLDMVATLKEVEKGDEIERVNLNQSYYEIFNIKVPHVTIPIRPGRDLATLVEVAALDQKLRSMGYNAAAEFNEKLLKITGKNSRKL, from the coding sequence ATGAAAGTTCAATCCAATAGTATATCGACTAAGTTTATTCCCAAAATAACTATTGGAGAGTTTTACAAGCAACATGGCGAACTGCTTCAACTGAAACTGATCGCAGGTAAAAAAGGTTTTAATCGGCTGATCAGAGAAGGTTCAATTAACAGGCCAGGCTTACAACTGTCAGGTTATTTGCGATATTTCCCAAGACAAAGAGTTCAGATTATTGGGTGGGGAGAGATGTCCTATCTAAAAAGCCTTGCGACCGAGGAGTCTGAACAACGGGTAAGACAACTTTTCATGAAGAAAATTCCTTGCCTGATTATTTCCCGGGGGATGACGCCTCCTTCCTTTATCGTTAAACAGGCAGAACTATTGGGAGTTCCCCTTTTTGTTTCACAACTCCATACAATGAGGTTAATCAATACGGTAACTATATGCCTGGAAATGGATTTTGCGCCACGGACCAATGAACAAGGTAGCATGGTGGATATTCAGGGCATAGGCGTTCTTATCAAAGGACCAAGTGGGATCGGGAAAAGCGAATGTGTTCTTTCTCTAGTCGAAAGGGGGTACTCTTTGGTAGCTGATGATATTACTACGATTTATTGCCTGGAAGGAAGGGAGTTGGTGGGTAGGGCTCCAGATTTGGGTCGATTTCATATGGAGGTGAGGGGAATAGGAATAATTGATGTGACTACTCTTTTTGGATTAAGGGCCATTCGACCTGAAAAAAAATTGGACATGGTTGCAACGCTTAAGGAAGTAGAAAAAGGGGATGAGATTGAAAGGGTAAATTTAAATCAGAGTTATTATGAGATTTTTAATATTAAAGTTCCCCATGTCACTATCCCGATTCGGCCTGGAAGGGATTTGGCTACTTTAGTTGAAGTGGCGGCATTAGATCAGAAATTAAGATCTATGGGATACAACGCTGCTGCTGAGTTCAACGAAAAATTGCTAAAAATAACCGGCAAAAACAGTAGGAAACTATAG
- a CDS encoding chorismate-binding protein, translating to MVVVPTWNKYKGFYYGQKPIFSIHGNSTDWGGVKSFLGELQNAEKNSGLVGHVDFEGNFWFGFYPQLLFFKDRLELLGFLRTKLKSQPKFSVPFSFISHTDKQEYASMVLRAKDYISSGDIYVINLARKIELPWQGDPLSLLVFFLEEGEGLEGICYIDDGPKTLVCASPELFLSIEGTKLISKPIKGTRPRCNRKDPANSKNLVDLIKSEKEKAELLMITDLVRNDFGKVCVYGSVKVSQLRRVTMHPHLYHMHSKIEGIISPHYDSIDAFLANFPGGSVTGTPKKRAIELIKELENLPRRNYSGAIGYFKAEKAAFTMAIRLVEIEGQRASFHVGSGITFDSDPYAEYEETEQKAIFIKTALENCLK from the coding sequence ATGGTTGTGGTGCCAACATGGAATAAGTACAAAGGTTTTTACTATGGTCAAAAACCAATTTTTTCTATTCATGGAAACTCAACTGACTGGGGCGGGGTTAAATCCTTCCTTGGGGAGCTACAGAATGCGGAGAAAAACTCTGGACTTGTTGGTCATGTCGATTTTGAAGGAAATTTCTGGTTTGGGTTCTATCCTCAACTCCTTTTCTTTAAAGATAGGTTAGAGCTGTTAGGTTTTCTGCGAACAAAACTAAAATCGCAGCCTAAATTTTCTGTGCCCTTTTCTTTCATCAGCCATACCGATAAACAAGAGTATGCTTCAATGGTCTTAAGGGCAAAAGATTATATTAGCTCCGGTGATATCTATGTGATTAATCTAGCAAGAAAAATTGAACTGCCTTGGCAGGGAGATCCTTTGTCCTTGCTCGTTTTTTTTCTTGAAGAAGGCGAAGGATTAGAAGGGATCTGTTATATAGACGATGGGCCTAAAACACTTGTTTGTGCAAGTCCTGAACTATTTTTAAGCATTGAGGGAACGAAGTTGATAAGCAAACCTATAAAGGGGACAAGGCCGCGTTGTAACCGAAAAGATCCAGCCAATAGCAAAAACTTGGTTGATCTCATCAAAAGTGAAAAAGAAAAAGCTGAACTTTTAATGATTACAGATCTTGTAAGAAATGATTTTGGTAAGGTTTGTGTTTATGGATCGGTTAAAGTCTCTCAACTGCGCCGTGTCACCATGCATCCCCATCTTTATCACATGCATAGCAAGATTGAGGGGATCATCTCTCCTCATTATGACAGTATAGATGCTTTTTTAGCTAATTTTCCTGGAGGATCAGTCACGGGTACGCCTAAAAAAAGAGCGATTGAACTGATCAAGGAGCTCGAAAACCTTCCCAGGAGAAACTATTCTGGAGCGATCGGTTATTTTAAGGCAGAAAAAGCGGCTTTTACCATGGCCATAAGGCTTGTAGAGATCGAAGGACAAAGGGCTAGTTTCCATGTCGGTAGTGGCATTACTTTTGATTCGGATCCCTATGCTGAATATGAGGAAACGGAACAAAAAGCAATTTTTATAAAAACCGCTCTTGAGAATTGTTTAAAATAA
- the dnaJ gene encoding molecular chaperone DnaJ gives MARIKKDYYELLGVDRTASAEEIKKAYRKLALKYHPDKNPGDKQAEEMFKDIGEAYEVLSDPDKRAAYDQYGHAAFDQRAAAGYSGFHDPFEIFKEVFGSGTFFGESLFGSLFEEAFGVGVGKRGRQQRGADLRCDLKITFEEAALGCEKEITFTKLDSCPSCEGKGYAPGSGMMSCPACSGTGQIRSTKGFFTLAQTCPRCHGSGVVIEKPCTRCHGEGRIKQNAQLKVKIPPGIDEGYRLRLSGHGESGVAGAPPGDLYVVIHVMPHEIFTRQGNDIQCELPISFAQAALGGEIRVPTLTGYEILKIPPGTQSGKIFRLRHKGIADIHGHGIGDLLVKVHVEVPTHLSPTQRSLLEAFAAACDQKTHPQQESFFEKAKRFFRSS, from the coding sequence ATGGCAAGGATTAAGAAAGATTACTATGAGCTATTGGGCGTCGACAGAACAGCGTCGGCGGAAGAAATAAAGAAAGCTTATCGGAAATTAGCCCTGAAATATCATCCGGATAAAAATCCGGGGGATAAACAGGCCGAGGAAATGTTTAAGGACATAGGGGAAGCCTATGAGGTATTGAGCGATCCGGATAAAAGGGCTGCTTACGACCAATATGGTCATGCTGCATTTGATCAGAGAGCAGCAGCGGGATATTCGGGATTTCACGATCCTTTTGAGATTTTCAAGGAGGTTTTTGGTTCAGGAACATTTTTTGGAGAGAGTCTTTTTGGCAGTCTCTTTGAAGAAGCTTTTGGAGTGGGTGTAGGTAAAAGAGGCAGGCAGCAAAGGGGGGCGGATCTAAGGTGTGATTTGAAAATAACCTTTGAAGAGGCTGCCTTGGGATGCGAAAAAGAAATTACTTTTACCAAGCTCGATAGTTGTCCTTCTTGTGAGGGCAAAGGGTATGCTCCGGGTTCGGGGATGATGAGTTGTCCAGCTTGTTCAGGAACAGGTCAAATCAGATCTACCAAGGGATTTTTTACCCTTGCGCAAACCTGTCCCCGGTGTCACGGCAGTGGGGTAGTTATTGAGAAACCTTGTACGCGTTGCCATGGGGAAGGAAGAATCAAGCAAAATGCACAACTCAAAGTCAAGATTCCACCTGGAATAGATGAAGGTTATCGCTTGAGGTTATCGGGTCATGGAGAATCAGGAGTGGCTGGAGCCCCTCCGGGTGATCTTTATGTCGTTATCCATGTCATGCCTCATGAAATTTTCACCCGCCAGGGCAACGACATCCAATGCGAGTTGCCGATAAGTTTTGCCCAGGCTGCTTTAGGAGGAGAAATTCGGGTTCCAACTCTGACTGGATATGAAATTCTTAAAATTCCTCCTGGGACGCAAAGCGGAAAAATCTTTAGACTCCGCCACAAGGGTATAGCCGATATCCATGGCCATGGCATAGGAGATCTGCTCGTTAAAGTTCATGTTGAGGTGCCGACTCATCTTAGCCCGACGCAACGATCCCTGCTTGAGGCTTTTGCTGCGGCCTGCGATCAAAAGACTCATCCTCAACAGGAAAGCTTTTTTGAAAAGGCAAAACGATTTTTCAGATCGTCTTAA
- a CDS encoding nucleotide exchange factor GrpE: MIESKNEEQKAMEQSNKSFNGKMAAFEVVSSSLLSQLQKKAQLTDELQDKLLRTLADWDNARKRMAKEKEEAIKLANTKILEALLPVIDNFEIGIHSSQKATDVQSVITGVQMVLSQLVQILKEEGLEPIEALGKPFDPNFHESLGFVETDKVEEGSVATQLRKGYMYKGRLLRAATVYVAKKPESAVKNDLPLEETEEDKTV, encoded by the coding sequence ATGATCGAGTCAAAGAATGAAGAACAAAAGGCTATGGAGCAGTCAAATAAGAGTTTTAATGGGAAGATGGCTGCTTTTGAGGTGGTGAGTTCTAGCCTTTTATCTCAGCTCCAGAAAAAAGCTCAGCTTACCGATGAACTGCAAGATAAGTTACTGAGAACACTTGCTGACTGGGATAATGCAAGAAAAAGAATGGCTAAAGAAAAAGAAGAGGCCATCAAGCTGGCTAACACAAAAATATTGGAGGCCCTTTTACCTGTCATCGATAACTTTGAGATCGGCATTCATTCTTCTCAGAAGGCGACAGATGTCCAATCCGTGATTACGGGGGTTCAGATGGTTTTGTCTCAACTTGTACAAATTTTGAAGGAAGAGGGTTTAGAACCGATTGAAGCTTTGGGAAAGCCTTTTGATCCCAATTTTCATGAGTCCCTTGGGTTTGTTGAAACGGACAAGGTTGAGGAAGGTTCTGTTGCAACTCAACTGAGAAAAGGCTATATGTATAAAGGAAGGCTGTTAAGGGCGGCAACCGTATACGTCGCAAAAAAACCGGAATCTGCGGTCAAAAATGATCTTCCTTTAGAAGAAACAGAAGAGGATAAGACAGTATAA
- a CDS encoding PP2C family protein-serine/threonine phosphatase, which yields MTVVINFTLFLLFAALIGSCIYATAIGRSLRLRLKKAEEHNQLFIDYLENFSIKKTLLDNVQSLFELVTKWIPTKGIVFLQEKPSSKGSLEPVLQLGNITREKWDERLRADPAKTTVKDSLLVILEKNGEKMGSLFAEFEKEMDQQLLRKLEKMLANQTLFFLETDYYFRIFKQELKEETLRLLGEFQKGCFPKIENSLAGFQISAKSLPCSRFSGDFYDSMRIDDNCQAFVLSDVATKGLASFFISAMCRIAIRSLTQHWRSPLDILCRLNELLYPEICGRTIISLIYMVVDEKRSTVTFARAGHELPIFCHNGKIEKIEFPGICLGIDEGRLFNKMVKEYELKLEKGDFLLLFTDGLIEAVNNEGVFFGRQRVENIVQELSGKDPEYVLNEMIDRLSLFCKDCFPFDDVTLLALVKK from the coding sequence ATGACGGTCGTCATTAATTTTACCCTTTTTCTCCTTTTTGCAGCTTTAATAGGCTCTTGTATTTATGCCACTGCAATAGGAAGATCACTGCGTTTGCGTTTGAAAAAGGCAGAAGAGCATAACCAGCTTTTTATTGATTACTTAGAGAATTTTTCTATAAAAAAAACCCTTTTGGATAATGTCCAGAGCCTTTTTGAACTGGTGACCAAATGGATTCCTACCAAAGGAATAGTTTTTCTCCAGGAAAAGCCTTCGAGCAAAGGTTCATTGGAGCCGGTTTTGCAATTAGGAAATATTACTAGAGAAAAATGGGATGAAAGACTGCGTGCAGATCCTGCAAAAACAACTGTGAAGGATTCGCTTCTTGTGATCCTTGAAAAAAACGGGGAAAAAATGGGTTCTCTTTTTGCAGAATTCGAGAAAGAAATGGATCAGCAGCTGTTGAGGAAATTAGAAAAAATGTTGGCAAACCAGACCCTTTTTTTTCTCGAAACGGATTATTATTTTAGAATCTTTAAGCAGGAATTAAAGGAGGAAACCTTAAGACTTCTTGGAGAGTTTCAGAAAGGATGCTTCCCTAAGATAGAGAACTCCTTGGCTGGTTTTCAGATTTCTGCAAAATCGCTTCCCTGTTCGCGCTTTAGCGGAGATTTCTACGATTCAATGAGGATAGATGACAATTGCCAAGCCTTTGTTTTAAGTGACGTGGCTACGAAAGGGTTGGCTTCCTTTTTTATAAGCGCCATGTGCCGGATAGCCATTCGGAGTCTAACCCAACACTGGCGCTCTCCACTTGACATTTTATGCAGGCTTAATGAGCTGCTCTACCCTGAAATTTGTGGACGGACCATTATTTCGTTGATTTACATGGTGGTTGACGAAAAGAGAAGCACGGTTACTTTTGCAAGGGCAGGTCATGAGTTGCCTATTTTTTGCCACAACGGAAAAATAGAGAAGATTGAATTTCCAGGGATATGTTTGGGCATTGACGAAGGACGATTATTCAACAAAATGGTTAAAGAATATGAATTGAAATTAGAGAAAGGGGATTTTTTACTTTTATTTACTGATGGGCTAATCGAAGCTGTAAACAATGAGGGGGTCTTTTTTGGCAGGCAAAGGGTAGAAAACATCGTGCAGGAATTATCAGGTAAAGATCCCGAGTACGTTTTGAATGAGATGATTGATCGACTGAGCTTGTTTTGTAAAGATTGTTTTCCTTTTGACGATGTCACGCTCTTAGCTCTGGTCAAAAAATAG
- a CDS encoding STAS domain-containing protein translates to MIPHVGNGSLYYALTKDGGYLKVVGWGSFDKSSSLRLFYNQLLSSGIRRLIVDLQECTYMDSTFLGTLAAIQIKFNSINGELKVVNVSKKNQESISTLGLDKIFDISEQWDVSQYLDHLAPLDRQALRKGDTSLIMLEAHELLIDLDPRNKAKFQDLVDYLKEEIRHSSPNDGRH, encoded by the coding sequence ATGATTCCTCATGTTGGAAATGGTTCCCTTTATTATGCTCTCACCAAAGATGGGGGTTATCTTAAAGTTGTGGGCTGGGGATCTTTTGATAAATCTAGCTCATTAAGATTATTTTACAATCAATTATTGAGTAGCGGCATACGGCGACTTATCGTTGATCTGCAGGAATGTACATACATGGATAGTACTTTTTTAGGCACACTAGCGGCTATTCAAATTAAGTTTAATTCAATCAATGGTGAGTTGAAAGTGGTCAACGTGAGCAAAAAAAACCAAGAATCAATTTCAACACTGGGTTTAGATAAGATTTTCGATATTTCTGAGCAGTGGGATGTTTCTCAATATCTCGATCATCTTGCTCCCTTAGATAGACAGGCTTTGAGAAAAGGGGACACATCCCTGATCATGCTAGAAGCCCACGAACTTTTAATTGATCTTGATCCGCGAAATAAAGCGAAATTTCAAGACCTTGTCGATTATTTAAAAGAGGAGATTAGACATTCTTCCCCTAATGACGGTCGTCATTAA
- a CDS encoding MBL fold metallo-hydrolase: MGLLSETSRIVILGSGTSQGVPMIGCGCATCRSTDPRDKRTRCSLYISSGNTSILIDSPPELRLQCLRENINHLSAILFTHSHADHIMGFDDLRRFCDLCGTRLPIYGSEEVLSTLKRIFPYAFDPASEKNGYLKVTPHVIENPFEIGPFTISAFPLVHGKTTTLGYLFELNGQKILAYLVDCKTVPRTTIERLSAVQFLIIDALRDDPHPTHLSTAEAIEIARRIGAKKTFFTHLTHHKSHKERQSSLPKDIYVAYDGLEISF, encoded by the coding sequence ATGGGTTTGCTTTCTGAAACATCTAGGATTGTCATTCTTGGTTCAGGAACCTCACAAGGTGTTCCTATGATTGGTTGTGGTTGTGCTACTTGTCGGTCTACTGATCCGCGTGATAAACGAACCCGTTGTTCACTTTACATTAGCAGTGGCAACACCTCCATACTTATAGACAGCCCTCCTGAACTGCGTTTGCAATGTCTCAGAGAAAACATAAATCATCTAAGCGCTATCTTGTTTACTCATTCGCATGCCGATCACATCATGGGATTTGATGACCTGAGAAGGTTTTGTGACCTCTGTGGCACAAGGCTGCCTATTTATGGTTCGGAAGAAGTCCTTTCCACTTTAAAAAGGATCTTTCCCTATGCTTTTGATCCAGCCTCAGAAAAAAACGGCTACCTCAAGGTCACTCCCCATGTCATAGAAAATCCTTTTGAAATTGGACCCTTTACGATTAGCGCCTTTCCTTTGGTTCACGGAAAAACAACCACTCTCGGTTATCTCTTCGAGTTGAATGGACAAAAAATCCTCGCCTACCTGGTTGATTGTAAAACCGTTCCTCGAACAACGATCGAAAGATTATCTGCAGTCCAATTTCTGATCATCGATGCCTTGAGAGATGACCCTCATCCCACGCATCTGAGCACTGCCGAAGCGATCGAGATTGCCCGGCGCATAGGGGCAAAAAAAACTTTCTTTACCCATCTTACCCATCATAAATCTCATAAAGAAAGGCAATCTAGCCTACCCAAAGACATTTATGTGGCTTACGATGGACTTGAAATTAGCTTTTAA
- a CDS encoding TatD family hydrolase, whose protein sequence is MFIETHAHLDFPQFSKDLEEVVKRAIDSGIDKIITIGTNLKSSRKAISIAERIPEVWAAVGIHPLEAHETPKGFEKELGELLDQPKIVALGEMGLDFHKFDPSLTADVIEERKKIQREIFQLQLALADQAHLNVIIHQREAFEETLSLLAPYKGKIKAVFHCFVGSIEDAKRLFDQGHFVSFTGIVTFPNAKDVRETLKATPLDKFMLETDCPFLAPVPFRGKRAEPSHVRRIAEEVAKIKAISLEEVAQCTSLTANSFFSFQR, encoded by the coding sequence ATGTTTATAGAAACTCATGCTCATTTGGATTTTCCCCAATTTTCTAAAGACCTAGAAGAGGTGGTCAAGCGTGCCATCGATTCGGGTATCGACAAAATAATCACTATCGGTACAAACCTCAAAAGTTCAAGAAAGGCCATTAGTATTGCCGAGCGCATTCCGGAGGTCTGGGCGGCAGTAGGAATTCATCCTTTAGAAGCTCACGAAACCCCAAAGGGTTTTGAAAAAGAGCTTGGGGAGCTGCTCGATCAGCCCAAAATTGTAGCCTTAGGTGAAATGGGGCTGGACTTTCATAAATTTGATCCTTCCCTAACCGCCGATGTAATCGAAGAAAGGAAAAAAATTCAAAGGGAGATTTTTCAACTCCAACTTGCGCTAGCCGACCAAGCCCATCTTAACGTGATTATCCACCAAAGAGAAGCTTTTGAAGAAACTCTCTCTCTACTGGCTCCATACAAGGGAAAGATTAAAGCGGTATTCCACTGCTTTGTAGGTTCAATAGAGGATGCAAAAAGACTGTTTGACCAAGGTCATTTTGTCTCTTTTACCGGTATTGTGACATTTCCCAACGCAAAGGATGTAAGAGAAACTCTCAAAGCGACTCCTTTGGATAAATTTATGCTTGAAACGGATTGTCCTTTTCTTGCTCCTGTCCCTTTTCGAGGGAAAAGAGCTGAACCCTCCCATGTCCGAAGGATTGCGGAGGAAGTTGCAAAAATCAAAGCGATTTCCCTTGAAGAGGTTGCTCAGTGCACTTCTCTGACAGCCAACTCATTTTTTTCTTTTCAAAGATAA